Proteins from a genomic interval of Arachis hypogaea cultivar Tifrunner chromosome 10, arahy.Tifrunner.gnm2.J5K5, whole genome shotgun sequence:
- the LOC112715984 gene encoding probable WRKY transcription factor 40, with the protein METTCVDTSLTLNLVPLHKTDVAPEVLVEELHRLSCENKKLTETLKQVCENYVALKTKLSQLSSNNMVSSEKEAAASGTPTRKRKAESESCMSTYTDKCNTPTSTDEETLKRAKHEGSPKVSKIVVRTEASDTTSLYVRDGYQWRKYGQKVTRDNPSPRAYFRCSNAPNCPVKKKVQRSAEDRRMLVATYEGEHNHVQAQDSYYSSSLQSDDHYQSPTRVDLVNKSELLESVGNNNDGKKSSCMRLQPQLLAQQMATSLTKDPNFTAALATAITGRILSSHFSQ; encoded by the exons ATGGAAACAACATGCGTGGATACGTCTCTCACCCTTAACCTTGTTCCCCTTCACAAAACGGATGTTGCG CCGGAGGTTTTGGTTGAAGAATTGCATCGGCTAAGCTGTGAGAACAAGAAGCTAACGGAGACATTGAAGCAAGTATGTGAGAACTATGTTGCCTTGAAAACCAAGCTCAGCCAACTGAGCAGCAATAACATGGTGAGTTCCGAGAAAGAAGCCGCGGCGTCAGGGACGCCAACGCGGAAGAGAAAGGCGGAGAGTGAGAGCTGCATGAGTACCTATACTGATAAGTGCAACACCCCGACTAGTACGGACGAAGAAACACTAAAAAGAGCTAAGCATGAAGGTTCGCCAAAGGTTTCCAAGATTGTTGTACGAACTGAAGCATCTGATACTACCAGCTTA TATGTGAGGGATGGATATCAATGGAGAAAATATGGGCAGAAAGTGACCAGAGATAACCCCTCTCCTAGGGCTTACTTCAGGTGCTCCAATGCCCCAAATTGCCCCGTCAAGAAGAAG GTGCAAAGGAGTGCAGAAGATCGAAGAATGTTGGTGGCAACATACGAAGGAGAGCACAACCATGTGCAAGCGCAAGATTCTTATTATTCATCAAGCCTGCAAAGTGATGATCATTATCAAAGCCCTACTAGAGTTGACTTGGTCAATAAGTCAGAATTATTAGAATCGGTTGGCAATAACAATGATGGAAAAAAGTCTTCTTGTATGCGGCTGCAGCCCCAGCTGTTAGCTCAACAAATGGCCACTTCTTTGACTAAGGATCCCAATTTCACCGCCGCACTTGCAACCGCCATTACAGGAAGAATTCTATCTTCACACTTCTCCCAATAA